In Corynebacterium guangdongense, one DNA window encodes the following:
- the crgA gene encoding cell division protein CrgA, whose product MPKAKITSNSTAPLGTTSGVSRTPVKINSGGTPKWYLAIMFLFMIVGLAWLIINYLAGPSIPVMMELGPWNYAIGFGLFLIGLLMTMGWR is encoded by the coding sequence ATGCCCAAGGCAAAAATCACCTCGAACTCAACAGCGCCGCTGGGCACCACGAGCGGTGTCAGCCGTACCCCGGTCAAGATCAACTCCGGCGGTACTCCCAAGTGGTACCTCGCCATCATGTTCCTCTTCATGATAGTGGGGCTGGCCTGGCTCATCATCAACTACCTCGCCGGTCCGAGCATCCCGGTGATGATGGAGCTCGGCCCGTGGAACTACGCCATCGGCTTCGGCCTCTTCCTCATCGGCCTGCTGATGACCATGGGTTGGCGTTAG
- a CDS encoding four-helix bundle copper-binding protein, with protein sequence MSTTEMITAHPHPGDNLDATKLAATIDAALACAQTCTACADACLAEDMVAELRDCIRTDLDCADICATTAALLSRRTGSNRTVLKAQLEACRTACATCAEECENHAAMHEHCRICAEACRRCEQACADLLAALG encoded by the coding sequence ATGAGCACCACCGAGATGATCACCGCCCACCCCCACCCCGGCGATAACCTGGACGCCACGAAGCTCGCCGCCACCATCGACGCCGCCCTGGCCTGCGCGCAGACATGCACCGCCTGCGCCGACGCCTGCCTGGCGGAGGACATGGTCGCCGAGCTGCGTGACTGCATCCGTACCGACCTGGACTGCGCCGACATCTGCGCGACCACCGCCGCGCTTCTCAGCCGGCGCACCGGCAGCAACAGGACCGTTCTCAAGGCCCAGCTCGAGGCCTGCCGGACCGCGTGCGCCACCTGCGCCGAAGAGTGCGAAAATCACGCCGCGATGCACGAGCACTGCCGCATCTGCGCCGAGGCCTGCCGCCGCTGCGAGCAGGCCTGCGCCGATCTGCTGGCTGCCCTCGGCTGA
- a CDS encoding CocE/NonD family hydrolase has protein sequence MKYIPLDEFPYQVDVVEDWIPLQDGTRLWMKAWLPKTEEKVPALLEYLPYRSSDWTMPRDHERHPYYAGHGYASIRVDIRGHGNSEGVPGDEYDAQEHADGLEVIDWIARQDWCDGNLGMFGISWGGFNSLQLAALKPEPLKAIVTVCSTDDRYDNDVHYMGGSMLAIDMHAWAATMLAFESRPVDKRVWGDEWRQQWEHRLNRLHPYLDEWMTHQTRDDFWKHGSVCEDYDAIDAAVLAVGGWYDPYRDTVLRLSEELSARGKNVRGVIGPWSHQYPDRSLKPGPFIDFLGETLRWWDYWLKGKETGVMDEPLLRTWITDSVRPSSHYEEMPGRWVAEDRWPSPAVTGRRFPLADAQVTPLAREGRVVVDSPQDTGRDAGRYFPYGNDADLPVDQRSDDGRSTTFDFALTEDVEILGNASVTLNLSTDSTRGQVYVRLCDVAPDGSSTLITRGNLNLSSREGRDRIVDFPAGEWETVEIPMTGIGYRVPAGHTLRLAVSTAYWPWIWPQAGTSAVSIDLAASLLTVPGRDDSGAELDRTVAFAEPVQPEPLDVKYPAEAANGVRRPERLVTTDVVKQETMLQVDPGYGGTRIYPDGLIYDEESVERYWITADDPTSARTEAEWNIRLRRPDLDWDTSVSAVTRITCDEGYFYTTSTVICRDGEEEFFTKTWENTIPRTAS, from the coding sequence ATGAAGTACATCCCGTTGGACGAATTCCCCTACCAGGTCGACGTCGTGGAAGACTGGATCCCGCTGCAGGACGGCACCCGGCTGTGGATGAAGGCGTGGCTGCCGAAGACGGAGGAGAAGGTACCCGCCCTCCTGGAGTATCTGCCCTACCGCTCCAGCGACTGGACCATGCCCCGTGACCACGAACGCCACCCCTACTACGCCGGCCACGGATACGCCTCCATCCGCGTGGACATCCGTGGGCACGGCAACTCCGAAGGAGTCCCCGGAGACGAGTACGACGCCCAAGAACATGCGGACGGGCTCGAGGTCATTGACTGGATTGCCCGCCAGGACTGGTGTGACGGCAACCTCGGTATGTTCGGCATCTCCTGGGGCGGGTTCAACTCGCTGCAGCTGGCCGCCCTCAAGCCGGAGCCGCTGAAGGCCATCGTCACCGTGTGCTCCACCGACGACCGCTACGACAACGACGTCCACTACATGGGCGGTTCGATGCTGGCCATCGACATGCACGCATGGGCCGCGACGATGCTGGCCTTTGAGTCGCGTCCCGTCGACAAGCGCGTCTGGGGCGATGAGTGGCGCCAGCAGTGGGAGCATCGACTCAACCGGCTGCACCCCTACCTGGATGAGTGGATGACCCACCAGACCCGCGACGACTTCTGGAAGCACGGCTCGGTCTGCGAGGACTACGACGCCATCGACGCGGCGGTCCTCGCCGTGGGTGGCTGGTACGACCCCTACCGTGACACCGTGCTGCGTCTGAGCGAGGAGTTGTCCGCGCGAGGCAAGAACGTGCGCGGCGTCATCGGGCCGTGGTCGCACCAGTACCCGGACCGTTCGCTGAAGCCGGGGCCCTTCATCGATTTCCTCGGGGAAACCCTGCGCTGGTGGGATTACTGGCTCAAGGGCAAGGAGACCGGAGTCATGGACGAACCACTGCTGAGAACGTGGATCACGGATTCCGTGCGCCCGTCCTCCCACTACGAGGAGATGCCGGGCCGCTGGGTCGCGGAGGATCGGTGGCCGTCGCCGGCGGTGACGGGCAGGCGCTTCCCGCTTGCCGACGCCCAGGTCACGCCGCTGGCCCGCGAGGGCAGGGTCGTCGTCGACTCGCCACAGGACACCGGCCGGGACGCCGGCCGCTACTTCCCCTACGGAAACGACGCCGACCTGCCGGTCGACCAGCGCAGCGACGACGGGCGCTCCACGACGTTCGACTTCGCCCTCACCGAGGACGTCGAGATCCTCGGCAACGCCTCGGTGACGCTCAATCTGAGCACCGACTCCACCCGGGGTCAGGTCTACGTCCGCCTGTGCGACGTCGCCCCCGACGGATCCTCGACGCTGATCACCCGCGGCAACCTGAATCTCAGTTCCCGGGAGGGACGGGACCGGATCGTCGATTTCCCCGCCGGCGAGTGGGAGACGGTGGAGATTCCGATGACCGGCATCGGCTACCGCGTTCCGGCGGGCCACACGCTGCGCCTGGCCGTGTCGACGGCCTACTGGCCCTGGATCTGGCCGCAGGCGGGCACCAGCGCGGTCAGCATCGACCTGGCCGCCAGCCTGCTCACCGTTCCCGGCCGCGACGATTCCGGCGCTGAGCTCGACCGGACCGTCGCCTTCGCGGAACCGGTGCAGCCGGAGCCGCTGGACGTGAAGTACCCCGCGGAGGCCGCCAACGGCGTGCGCCGCCCCGAGCGGCTGGTGACCACCGACGTGGTCAAGCAGGAGACCATGCTCCAGGTCGATCCGGGCTACGGCGGCACCCGCATCTACCCGGACGGGCTGATCTACGACGAGGAATCCGTCGAGCGGTACTGGATTACGGCGGACGATCCGACGTCGGCGCGCACCGAGGCCGAGTGGAACATCCGGCTGCGCCGACCAGACCTGGACTGGGACACGTCGGTGTCGGCTGTCACGCGCATCACCTGTGACGAGGGCTATTTCTACACCACCTCTACGGTGATCTGCCGTGACGGCGAGGAGGAGTTCTTCACCAAGACGTGGGAGAACACCATCCCGCGGACGGCCTCCTAG